Proteins encoded together in one Passer domesticus isolate bPasDom1 chromosome 6, bPasDom1.hap1, whole genome shotgun sequence window:
- the C6H14orf132 gene encoding uncharacterized protein C14orf132 homolog isoform X3 encodes MGGAFMDSPNEDFSTEYSLFNSSANVHAASSMQNPPEETSRSSNDAILLWIAIIATIGNIVVVGVVYAFTF; translated from the coding sequence ATGGGAGGAGCCTTTATGGACTCACCCAACGAGGACTTTAGTACAGAGTACTCCCTGTTTAACTCATCAGCCAACGTCCATGCAGCTTCTTCCATGCAGAATCCACCAGAAGAGACATCCCGTTCTTCAAATGATGCCATATTGTTATGGATTGCAATAATAGCAACAATTGGAAATATTGTGGTTGTGGGAGTGGTGTATGCCTTCACCTTCTAG
- the C6H14orf132 gene encoding uncharacterized protein C14orf132 homolog isoform X1 codes for MCGPKPRYQSDSTRTVLMSSHRTGHTHMSCTSILGIIQLPVMGGAFMDSPNEDFSTEYSLFNSSANVHAASSMQNPPEETSRSSNDAILLWIAIIATIGNIVVVGVVYAFTF; via the exons ATGTGTGGCCCAAAACCCAGGTATCAGTCAGATAGCACCAGAACAGTGCTTATGTCCTCCCACCGTACTGGGCACACGCACATGTCATGTACCTCTATACTTGGGATTATTCAG CTTCCTGTTATGGGAGGAGCCTTTATGGACTCACCCAACGAGGACTTTAGTACAGAGTACTCCCTGTTTAACTCATCAGCCAACGTCCATGCAGCTTCTTCCATGCAGAATCCACCAGAAGAGACATCCCGTTCTTCAAATGATGCCATATTGTTATGGATTGCAATAATAGCAACAATTGGAAATATTGTGGTTGTGGGAGTGGTGTATGCCTTCACCTTCTAG
- the C6H14orf132 gene encoding uncharacterized protein C14orf132 homolog isoform X2, translating into MDLSFMAAQLPVMGGAFMDSPNEDFSTEYSLFNSSANVHAASSMQNPPEETSRSSNDAILLWIAIIATIGNIVVVGVVYAFTF; encoded by the coding sequence CTTCCTGTTATGGGAGGAGCCTTTATGGACTCACCCAACGAGGACTTTAGTACAGAGTACTCCCTGTTTAACTCATCAGCCAACGTCCATGCAGCTTCTTCCATGCAGAATCCACCAGAAGAGACATCCCGTTCTTCAAATGATGCCATATTGTTATGGATTGCAATAATAGCAACAATTGGAAATATTGTGGTTGTGGGAGTGGTGTATGCCTTCACCTTCTAG